In one window of Mesoplodon densirostris isolate mMesDen1 chromosome 4, mMesDen1 primary haplotype, whole genome shotgun sequence DNA:
- the LOC132489407 gene encoding E3 ubiquitin-protein ligase RNF4-like yields MNTRMCYGTRVNSRQAREFCTPGEGGTTPEVILEVELIELGESDEIIDLTCDSLEPAVIDLTHHDSVVITEERRRPRSLQGQTGSCVVSSDKEGLMRDRDVSVTNSAYHNALEEETLSGTLPGYIWCRICRDGYLEIELSKRHIYSTQCGHIFCSQCLCTSLKYTRNCPVCLKKISCHLYHRIYI; encoded by the coding sequence ATGAACACAAGAATGTGCTATGGTACCAGGGTGAATTCCAGACAAGCACGAGAATTCTGTACACCTGGGGAAGGAGGCACAACTCCTGAGGTGATCTTGGAAGTGGAACTGATAGAACTTGGGGAAAGTGATGAAATAATTGACCTCACTTGTGACTCTCTAGAACCTGCAGTGATTGACCTAACTCACCATGACTCTGTTGTGATTACTGAAGAAAGGAGGAGGCCAAGGTCACTCCAAGGCCAAACTGGCAGCTGTGTGGTGAGCAGTGATAAGGAGGGGTTGATGAGGGACAGAGATGTATCTGTGACCAACAGTGCCTACCATAATGCCCTGGAAGAAGAAACTTTAAGTGGCACACTACCTGGTTATATCTGGTGTCGAATTTGTAGGGATGGGTACTTAGAGATTGAACTGAGTAAACGACATATCTACTCTACACAATGTGGCCACATCTTCTGTAGTCAGTGCCTCTGCACTTCCCTTAAATATACTAGAAATTGCCCAGtttgtttgaaaaaaatcagCTGCCATCTGTACCACCGCATCTATATATGA